AAAATATGGTGATCAAGATATCATTTTAGCAGGCAGCCTCTTTATTCAAATGCCGCAAGAAACAACCTACTTCTTTAGTGGCTCCTACCCTGAATTCAATAAATTTTATGCCCCTGCCCTTCTTCAAGAATACATCATGAAAGATAGTATTGAAAAAGGCATCCTAAACTACAACCTTTTAGGTGTCGAAGGTACTTTTGATGGTAGTGATGGTATTTTTCGTTTCAAACAAAATTTTAATGGTTATATCGAAAGAAGACCAGGTAGTTTTAATTATTATCCAAACCCCTTCAAATACAAATGCTACCAACTTTTAAAAACCATTCTAAGACGCGGCTGATTAACAGCATTTTAAGTAAGAAATACCCTTGGAAAGTTTTCACATTCTTTCCAAGGGTTATTTTGTTCTAGCTAATTTTAATGACAAAAAACAACCCAAGAAATCTTGAATTGTTTTCGAATTAGTTCTATTTTAGATTTAGAATTCAAGCAAAGCAAGGAAGCTTTCAGCTTCAAGTGATGCTCCACCAACAAGTGCACCATCAACATCTTCGCAAGACATGTATGAAGCAACATTTTCAGGTTTTACTGATCCACCGTATTGAACACGAACTTTGTCTGCAACTTCTTGACCAAAATCTGCTGCAACAACATCACGAACAGCTTTACACATTTTTTGAGCGTCGTCTTGAGTAGCTGATTTACCAGTACCGATAGCCCAGATTGGTTCGTAAGCAATAACAAGTGATGCTACTTGTTCAGCTGACAAATCTTTCAATGCTGCTGAAACTTGTGCTCCTACAAACTCTTCGGCTTTACCAGCTTCATAAGTTTCAAGAGACTCACCACAACAGATGATTGGCGTCATACCATTTTTAAAGATAGCGTGAGCTTTTTTGTTGATGTCTTCATCAGTTTCGTGGAAGTAGTCACGACGTTCTGAGTGACCAATAACAACGTAATCAACACCCATTTCTGACAATACTTTTGGAGATGTTTCACCAGTGAAGGCTCCAGCATCTTCTGAATAAGTGTTTTGAGCAGCAACTTTAAGTCCTTCAACATTAGCGTCAAGCAAGGCTACTAAGTCAACAGCTGGTGCTGCAATAGCTGCTTCTACTTTGTCAGTTGCTGGTAATTTACCTGCAATTGCCTCAACAAAAGCTTTGGCTTCTTGAGGGTTTTTGTTCATTTTCCAGTTTCCGGCAATAATTGGTTTACGTGACATTTCACATACCTCTTCTATTTTTTATAGTATGCTTACATTTTACCATAAAATCCTATATATTTAAAGGAATTGAGTAAATTTAGCTATTGTTTTCACATACTTTCAGAAATATTTTCATCTCACTAGCCTCTTCTTCTGATGACCTTTAGTATTTTCCTCTAGCTAGACAAGAACTTATAAACTGCTAACTATTATACCTCATATTCCTACTCTCAAACATAAAAAAGCACTCCCCTAAGGAAGTGCTCAATTAGAAGTTGTCTGACTCTAATTGTTATTTTGGGAAAACTTAATTGTTAAAATTAAGCTTCGATTTCTGAAACGATACCTGAACCAACAGTACGTCCACCTTCACGGATAGAGAAAGTAGTACCTTGTTCAACGGCGATTGGATGGATCAACTCAACTTCGATAGTTACGTTATCACCAGGCATTACCATTTCAGTACCTTCTGGCAATTTGATTGAACCAGTTACGTCAGTTGTACGGAAGTAGAACTGAGGACGGTAGTTGTCGAAGAATGGAGTGTGACGTCCACCTTCTTCTTTAGAAAGAACGTAAACTTCACCTTTGAATTTAGTGTGTGGGTTGATTGAACCTGGTTTAGCAAGAACTTGACCACGTTCGATTTCATCACGTTGAACACCACGAAGAAGAACACCAACGTTATCTCCAGCAAGACCTTCGTCAAGTTGTTTACGGAACATTTCAACACCAGTAACAACTGCTTTAGAGATTTCGTCTTTGATACCAACGATTTCAACTTCGTCGTTAACTTTAACAGTACCACGGTCGATACGTCCTGAAGCAACAGTACCACGTCCAGTGATTGAGAATACATCCTCAACTGGAAGAAGCAATGGTTTGTCAGTATCGCGTTCTGGTTCTGGAATGTATGAGTCAACGATTGACATCAATTCCATGATAACATCTTCTTGAGCTGTATCACCTTCAAGCGCTTTAAGAGCTGAACCTTGAACAACTGGAAGATCATCACCTGGGAAATCGTATTCTGAAAGAAGGTCACGGATTTCCATTTCAACCAATTCAAGCAATTCTTCATCATCAACAAGGTCAACTTTGTTCATGAAGACGATAAGGTTTTTAACACCAACCTGACGTGAAAGAAGGATGTGCTCACGAGTTTGTGGCATTGGTCCATCTGTAGAAGCTACTACAAGGATAGCTCCGTCCATTTGAGCGGCACCAGTGATCATGTTTTTAACGTAGTCCGCGTGACCTGGAGCGTCGATGTGAGCGTAGTGGCGAGCTTCAGTTTCATACTCAACGTGTGCAGTGTTGATTGTGATTCCGCGTTCGCGTTCTTCTGGAGCAGCATCGATAGACGCATAGTCTTTTGGTTGGTTAACTGATGAAGGCAAGCGACGTGCCAATACAGTTGTGATAGCTGCTGTCAATGTAGTTTTACCGTGGTCAACGTGTCCAATTGTACCAATGTTAACGTGTGGTTTACTACGATCGTATTTTTCTTTTGCCATTTTAGGAAAAGCCTCCAATAAAATATATTTTATAGATAGACAGTAGGCAATACGGTCTAACTTTACCCTCTTATTCTATCAAAATGTCATAGAATTGCAAGTGTTTTATACACTTTTCAGTATTTTCACCATTTTTGGGTATCTACTAAGGAGAAAGAGAGAAATAAGATGCAAGATATTACAAGTATTTAGCTACCTTCTTCTTCAACGTTTAATCTAATTATCGCAATAATTATAGAACTAAAATCATCAGGTAGCTACTTATTGAGATTGAATCATATTTCTCAGATACGCAAAAAGCTGGGATTATCCCAGCTCATTATCAGTCTTCAGACATCATTCTTTCGGATTCTTCAATGATTTCCATACGTTTTTCATTAGCATCTATATTTAATACGAGAGCTATGGCTACCGATAAGACTAGAAGACTATTTCCTCCTTGTGACAGAAAAGGAAATGTAACCCCTGTGGATGGAATTAAGCCAGAGATACCTCCAATATTAACAAAAACCTGCATCAACATCATGCCACCAACCCCGATAGCCATCATTGCATTGAAAGCATTTTTTGCTTTTACACCAACCAAAATAATTCTCAAAATTAAAAAGAAAACTAAGGCTAAAATCAAACATGCCCCTATCATTCCAAACTCTTCCATTACAATGGAGAAGACAAAGTCCGTCGTTGCCTCTGGAAGATAGCCACGTTTTTCGATGGAGTTGCCCAGACCCATTCCAAACCAACCACCATTACTCATGGCATAATAGGAATGTGCTAACTGGTGTCCCGAATCCGTCAAATCTTTAAAAGGATTGTAAAAAGCGCTAAAACGTTTGGCAACATAGCCAAAGACTGGTACTTTAGCCATTGTTTCTACACCGACTACCCCAATTATTCCCAAAAACAGTGCTGATGCTGCTGTTGTACTAAGAAAAATAGCTGAGAACCAACGATAGCCAATACCACTCACAGTAATCATAATGAGAACAGTCAAAACGATGATAGCAGCATTACCAAGGTCAGGTTGAGCTGCGACAAGACCTATTAAAAATAGACAAATTAGTCGCCAATCAGTGAAATCACTAGCATTGCGAGGCCACCAGCGTCTCCGTGTCAAAGCTTGATAATCATAGACAGCAATTGACCTCTGCCTACGACTAAATGTAAACGCTAAAAACCAGATAACTAGGATTTTTAAATATTCTGCTGGTTGAAAGCTAACCGGTCCAATAACGATCCAACCGTGTGCACCATTAACTTCTTGTGTAAAAAATCGAGCTATTAGTAAGAGAATAACCTCTATAAGAAGAACACCAGTAAGGATTTTTGAATTTTTTAAAAAATTCAATCTTAGCCGATAAATAAACAAAATAGCTAAGAGGCTAATGATCCAAAAACCCCCTTGATTAAGCATTGATTTAAAAGGATTTAATCCATAATTAACCAAGGTTGCACTGGTAGTAGAATAAACAATAATCAAGCCTAATACCGATAAAATCAAATAGGGCAAGAGTATCGAATAGTTTAGGAGATGTTTTTTTTCGATATGCATAATTTATAATCTTTCCATTAATAACACTAGCATTATATCATCTTTCTAGAAAAAGAAAAATCAGAAGCTAGTATCCTATTCTTCTAAGGCCTATATTGTTGACACTCGCGTGATAAACTAGCGATGTTGAACGATATCACTCCTACTTTTTGATATGTTAGGTAAGCAGTATTGATATTAAACACTCACAAAAAAGACTGAAACAAAATGTCACAGTCTTTACCAATGTTATAATCTTCAGGATTCAAATACCAGAAGACAATATCAAATGAATTGATTTTCTGATAAGACTTTGAAACGTCAATAAACTCAGGAACAATAAGTCAAGGACAATCGCTTATCAACAATAAACCCATCCTTGCAAACTATTCCTCTTATATCCCGAAGCATAATCAAATAAACTAGTATTTTCAGGTGCCTGATCTTTTCCTAAACAAACTAAACATATTATCTCGTTTTAGGCATCAACCTGAATTACGTAAACCAGTCGCAATACCATTGATGGTAATATGAATCAATTTTTCTTGGCTAGGATCAAGTTTGCCTGCTCTAAGACGTCTAATCAATTCAATTTGAATATAATTCAGAACATTGAAGTAAGGCAAACGGTAATTCAAACTATTTTTGAGATTAGGAAGATCTTCTATTAACTCATCATGCTTTTCAATAGCTAAAATAACATTTTTGGTTAATTGCCATTCATCTAGAATAGTTAAAAAGACATCTCTAACTTCTTGGCTTTCAGCCATTTGAGCGTATTGGAAAGCGATGTTCATATTTGACTTTGAAAGAACCATGTCCACATTAGCCAAAAGTGATTTAAAGAATGGCCATGACTGGTACATTTCTTGCAAAATAGCTAAGTTCGCTGGATCCTTATCAATAAAGTTTTGGAAGCTAGAGCCAACACCATACCAGCCAGGAAACATGACACGGTTTTGGGACCATGAGAATACCCATGGAATGGCACGAAGTCCTGAAATTTCCGTAATGGTTTTACGGGCTGCAGGGCGCGAACCAATGTTAAGGCTTGAAACTTCCTTGATTGGACTTGCTTCAAAGAAATAATCATAGAAATGAGGATTTCCAAAAACAAGATCACGGTAAATCGAATTACTGTCCGCTACAATACCTTCCATGATAGAACGATAATCGTCTATTTTGCTAGGATCTGTAATCATCCGAGTTACCATACGATCAAGGGTTGCCGAGATCAACATTTCTAAATTGTAGTAGGCTGAATCCTTGTTACCGTATTTTGTTCCAATAACTTCACCCTGCTCTGTTAAGCGAATGCGGTCTTTAATAGAGCCAAAAGGTTGTGATGTGATGGCATCATAAGATGGACCACCACCTCGACCAACGGTTCCCCCTCGACCATGGAAGAAGGTCATCTTAACACCAAATTGCTCACCAAGTTTTGTCAATTCGTTTTGAGCCTTGTAGAGTGTCCATCCAGAAGCTAAATAGCCACCATCTTTGTTAGAGTCTGAATAGCCTAGCATGACTTCTTGATAGCCCTGATGGTCTTTGAGCCATGTTTTCACAATATCAAGATTGAGGTAATCAGTCATAATGCCTTTCGCATTTTCCAAATCCTCAATGGTTTCAAATAAAGGTACAATCTGAATACGAGAACGGTCCTTATCTAGGAGTCCTACCTCTTTAAGCATAATAGCTAATTCAAGCATATCTGAAACGGTTTCTGTGTGAGAAATGATATGCTGTTTAATCACGTCTTCACCCAGACGGTCTTTCAACTCACGCGCTGTCTGGTAAATAGCTAATTCTTTTTCCAACAATTCTGACTTTGTCACATTGGTAGCTGAAAGCTGACGAGGATCTTCTACCAATTCTTTCAATAACAAGTGACATTTTTCTTCCTCAGATAAAGAACTATAGTCACTCTCGATATTAGCTGTTTTCAAAAGTTCTGCGACGCAAGCTTCTTGAACACTAGAATCTTGACGCATATCAATCGTTGCTAAAAAGAAACCAAACACATCAACAGCTTGGCATATTTCTGAAAAATCACCTTTGATTAGACTAGCCATTCCATTTTCTTCTAAGGAATCCTGGATAATTCTCAAGTCAGCCTTAAATTCCTCAACACTGATATATAAATCATTAACTAGTCTATAATGACCAGCATTAGCCAAGTGATAATCAGCGGTGTGTGGTTGACGAGACTGTTGTCCTAATTTGCTTAAATCCTTTGAAAAATCAGCTTCTGGGCCCTTCATGTCAACCAATGTATTAACCAATTTTGCTTGAATATAGCTAAACGCTTTACGATAAGGTTCGTTTTCACGAAACTCTGAATGATCCAAAGATTTTTTGGCTAACTCCAAAACACCATCTGACACAGCTGTCAAACTACTTGATAATGAAAATTGACGGTAAAGTTCTGAGATTTTTTCAATGTAGTAGGTTAGGATCACTTCACTTTGAAGGGTTGCAGATAGTCGTAAGGTTTCAGCTGTTACAAAAGGATTCCCATCTCGGTCACCACCAATCCACATCCCCATCGTGATTGGCTTGGGATTTTTAAGAGCTATACCGTTTTTAACCGCTAAAGCTTTGTATTCTTGGGTTAGCTTGGTGATCGCTTTAATCAAGGAAGATGGGTAATACTCCATGACATTGGTGATTTCGTTTTTAACTTTTAGTTTTTTCTCACGGATAATATCCGTTTGCATCATCATCTGGATATAACGGCGCATGTCTGCATACCATTTTTCCTCATTGATAAGACCTAATTTGACATCACGATGTTTCCTTAGAAGCTCATGAATATGGTTGGTCAACTCAAGCATTGTTTTACGTTGAACCTGTGTAGGGTGGGCTGTTAAAACTGGAACGACGTTTAAATGATTGATAACCTCAGCACCCTGTTCATTTTCTGCAATCATTCCCATAACTGTGGACAATTTTCCAAGGTAATCCTTGTTAATGTTATTTTGATAATTAACCTCATAAGCTAAATCAACATCTTCAGCTATATTGATTAATAACGGTAAGATACTAAAATAGCGTGAAATCAAGACCATTTCTTCGTTGTTAATCGTCGAAATAACATTCTGCAAACCTTGATAATCCTCAGCTTTTGATAAGTTTGTTAATTCTTTTATTTTAGAATAAACATCTTCGCCAACAAGCCCTTGAGTTATCTCTTCTAACAGTTGGGTTAGAATCTCAACTTCTTCTTGAATAAGAACTTGATTGCTACTGCTTTCTAATTTAGTGATGTCCACAAAACCACTCCATTTCTTTTTGGTATCTAGCCATTATCATATCATTTTTTGCAAGGAACTGCACTTGATACTACTATTTCGTCAGTTAAAATTCCTTTAAAATAATGCTGATCTTTTTGATCAGTTTCCTAAAGATTTGATATACTAAAGAAAAGGAGGCTATTTATGGAACTAAAAAAACGTTCAGAATTTCCTGAAAACGAACTTTGGGATTTAACCGCTTTATATAAAGACCGCCAAGATTTTCTTTTAGCTATTGAAAAAGCCTTGAGTGATGTCGATACCTTTACTCGTCATTATGAAAACAACTTAACATCCGTTGATGATTT
The sequence above is drawn from the Streptococcus pluranimalium genome and encodes:
- the tpiA gene encoding triose-phosphate isomerase; the protein is MSRKPIIAGNWKMNKNPQEAKAFVEAIAGKLPATDKVEAAIAAPAVDLVALLDANVEGLKVAAQNTYSEDAGAFTGETSPKVLSEMGVDYVVIGHSERRDYFHETDEDINKKAHAIFKNGMTPIICCGESLETYEAGKAEEFVGAQVSAALKDLSAEQVASLVIAYEPIWAIGTGKSATQDDAQKMCKAVRDVVAADFGQEVADKVRVQYGGSVKPENVASYMSCEDVDGALVGGASLEAESFLALLEF
- the tuf gene encoding elongation factor Tu gives rise to the protein MAKEKYDRSKPHVNIGTIGHVDHGKTTLTAAITTVLARRLPSSVNQPKDYASIDAAPEERERGITINTAHVEYETEARHYAHIDAPGHADYVKNMITGAAQMDGAILVVASTDGPMPQTREHILLSRQVGVKNLIVFMNKVDLVDDEELLELVEMEIRDLLSEYDFPGDDLPVVQGSALKALEGDTAQEDVIMELMSIVDSYIPEPERDTDKPLLLPVEDVFSITGRGTVASGRIDRGTVKVNDEVEIVGIKDEISKAVVTGVEMFRKQLDEGLAGDNVGVLLRGVQRDEIERGQVLAKPGSINPHTKFKGEVYVLSKEEGGRHTPFFDNYRPQFYFRTTDVTGSIKLPEGTEMVMPGDNVTIEVELIHPIAVEQGTTFSIREGGRTVGSGIVSEIEA
- the ftsW gene encoding cell division peptidoglycan polymerase FtsW, with the protein product MHIEKKHLLNYSILLPYLILSVLGLIIVYSTTSATLVNYGLNPFKSMLNQGGFWIISLLAILFIYRLRLNFLKNSKILTGVLLIEVILLLIARFFTQEVNGAHGWIVIGPVSFQPAEYLKILVIWFLAFTFSRRQRSIAVYDYQALTRRRWWPRNASDFTDWRLICLFLIGLVAAQPDLGNAAIIVLTVLIMITVSGIGYRWFSAIFLSTTAASALFLGIIGVVGVETMAKVPVFGYVAKRFSAFYNPFKDLTDSGHQLAHSYYAMSNGGWFGMGLGNSIEKRGYLPEATTDFVFSIVMEEFGMIGACLILALVFFLILRIILVGVKAKNAFNAMMAIGVGGMMLMQVFVNIGGISGLIPSTGVTFPFLSQGGNSLLVLSVAIALVLNIDANEKRMEIIEESERMMSED
- the ppc gene encoding phosphoenolpyruvate carboxylase encodes the protein MDITKLESSSNQVLIQEEVEILTQLLEEITQGLVGEDVYSKIKELTNLSKAEDYQGLQNVISTINNEEMVLISRYFSILPLLINIAEDVDLAYEVNYQNNINKDYLGKLSTVMGMIAENEQGAEVINHLNVVPVLTAHPTQVQRKTMLELTNHIHELLRKHRDVKLGLINEEKWYADMRRYIQMMMQTDIIREKKLKVKNEITNVMEYYPSSLIKAITKLTQEYKALAVKNGIALKNPKPITMGMWIGGDRDGNPFVTAETLRLSATLQSEVILTYYIEKISELYRQFSLSSSLTAVSDGVLELAKKSLDHSEFRENEPYRKAFSYIQAKLVNTLVDMKGPEADFSKDLSKLGQQSRQPHTADYHLANAGHYRLVNDLYISVEEFKADLRIIQDSLEENGMASLIKGDFSEICQAVDVFGFFLATIDMRQDSSVQEACVAELLKTANIESDYSSLSEEEKCHLLLKELVEDPRQLSATNVTKSELLEKELAIYQTARELKDRLGEDVIKQHIISHTETVSDMLELAIMLKEVGLLDKDRSRIQIVPLFETIEDLENAKGIMTDYLNLDIVKTWLKDHQGYQEVMLGYSDSNKDGGYLASGWTLYKAQNELTKLGEQFGVKMTFFHGRGGTVGRGGGPSYDAITSQPFGSIKDRIRLTEQGEVIGTKYGNKDSAYYNLEMLISATLDRMVTRMITDPSKIDDYRSIMEGIVADSNSIYRDLVFGNPHFYDYFFEASPIKEVSSLNIGSRPAARKTITEISGLRAIPWVFSWSQNRVMFPGWYGVGSSFQNFIDKDPANLAILQEMYQSWPFFKSLLANVDMVLSKSNMNIAFQYAQMAESQEVRDVFLTILDEWQLTKNVILAIEKHDELIEDLPNLKNSLNYRLPYFNVLNYIQIELIRRLRAGKLDPSQEKLIHITINGIATGLRNSG